A stretch of the Alnus glutinosa chromosome 6, dhAlnGlut1.1, whole genome shotgun sequence genome encodes the following:
- the LOC133871679 gene encoding uncharacterized protein LOC133871679, with product MAELKLSESRDLTRIELIGAHSQIRALGLDSTLEPRQVSDGMVGQTAAHKAAAGVIILAGQPGTDKTAIAMGLAKCRMSKTEALTQAFRKAIGMRIKEETDVIEAEVVEIQIDRLAVAVAGAASKTSKLTLKSMEMETMYNLGAKMIDVLGKDKVQSEDVVAIDT from the exons ATGGCGGAGCTAAAACTCTCAGAGAGCCGAGACCTAACGCGGATAGAGCTCATAGGTGCACACTCCCAGATCCGTGCCCTGGGTCTGGATTCGACCCTCGAGCCCCGCCAAGTCTCGGATGGCATGGTGGGCCAAACCGCAGCCCACAAGGCTGCCGCCGGCGTCATCATCCTGGCGGGTCAGCCCGGAACCGACAAGACTGCCATCGCCATGGGCCTGGCCAA ATGTCGAATGTCGAAGACCGAAGCTCTAACCCAGGCCTTCCGCAAGGCCATCGGCATGCGCATCAAGGAGGAGACCGATGTCATTGAGGCAGAGGTCGTGGAAATCCAGATCGACCGCCTCGCCGTCGCCGTCGCCGGAGCAGCCTCTAAGACTAGTAAGCTGACCCTGAAGTCCATGGAGATGGAGACAATGTACAACCTGGGCGCAAAGATGATCGATGTGCTGGGGAAGGATAAGGTGCAAAGCGAAGACGTGGTGGCCATCGACACGTGA